Within the Romeriopsis navalis LEGE 11480 genome, the region GATGATCTTGCGGTGGGGGCGACAGCGATCGGCACCTATACCAAAACTTTGACTGAAGCAGATCTGGCGTCCCCGACGTTCACGAATATTGGAACAGTGACGGCGGTTGATGCAAAAGCGAATCCTGCACGTGCGACTGACCCAGAGACGGTGATGTTTGAGCGGCCGATGCCTCGTGATCCAGCGATTCAGTTTAAAAAGACGGCTGTTCTAGATATTGGACATGATGGCTGTCTGAATGAAGGCGATATCATTACTTACACATTCACGATTCAGAATACGGGGAATGTAAATATTGACCAACTGCAAGTTCAGGATGATTTACCGGGAATTAGCCGCTTTGACCTCAGTGGTTTTCAATTGTTGGCACCGGACCAATCTTTCTCCTTCACCGCGACCTATGCGATTACGTTGGAGGATATTCACCACCACGGTGTTTCTAACTTCGCGACGGTTTATGGCAATCCTGAGGGTGGCAATGTCGATGATGTGACGGATGATGTCATGGCGACCGCCGGGGTGCGCGTCAGCTTTAATGGTGATGATTGGGTGACTAATTCGATCACCGCCATCGCGCCATCGCCATCAACTACGACAAGTGGGCTATCGACGACGACCGTTACCCAAGATGCATCGAGGATTAGCCAAAGTGTGATTTATGGGACGGCGGCCGATGATGTGATTCTGCCAACGGATCGCTTGGATTATCTGGTTTATGCCAATGATGGCCGCAATTTTGTGGTGACGGGTGCGGGTGCCGATGCGATTTATGGCGGCAATGGGTTTGATTTAATCATCGCTGGGGATGGCAATAATACGGTTTATGCCAATGAAGGTCGCAATTTAGTGATTGCTGGGGATGGCAATGATACGGTTTATGGCGGTTCGGCTGTCGACTGGATTTTGACTGGTGCCGGTGACGACCTGATTTATGCGAATGAAGGGGATAATTTCGTGGCTGCTGGGGCTGGAGAAAATACGGTTTATTTGGGACATGGTGCGGATTATGTGTTGCTGTCAACAGGCGGCATGAGCAAAATTTTCAACTTTAACGCGGCCCAAGATAAACTCATCTTGAACGGGCTAAATCCGGATGTGATCACTCTAGAGTCGGTGAATACGGATGGTTATTTCACCGTCGTGAAAAATGCGGGGACGGAGATTGCCAAACTGGATGGTGTTAATCTGGATGTCACTGACGTGCAATTCGACACCTTAGATAATGCTGGCAGGGCGGCGATCGGCCTCTTGCCTAACGAGTTTCCTGCGGCAACCGTGCGTGAGCCATTATTGAGTACTGGTGTGCCGAGTCAAGTTCTCAGTGGCCTTTTGGCTTAAGGCATTTATCCTGGGGGAAATCTCCCAGGGTGCGCACGGTGGAAATGCGGCCGGTTGTGGTTTGGAACTTGAACCACAACCGGCTTATGGTGGTGATTATGGTGGTTTTCATTCTAAATCGCTGGACTCAACCGATTGGTGCTAATTACGATAAAGCCCCCTAGCGCGATTGCCGCTAGGGGGCTTTATGGCATATTAATTTGAGGATGTCGCCGCAAATATTGCAACCAGTACCCCGACATTGGGGAGATGGAAATTAGCCAGCTTGGACGGCGATCGTGGTCGGTTTAGCCTTGGTGGTGACCTGATCAAGCACTTGCTGAATCCCTTGGCCCATCGATTTGACGCCGTAGTGTTGAATGCAGCGTTGGCGCGATCGTTCACCTTTCTCAACGGCTTCATTCCAATGCTGGAAAATGTACTGAATCGTGGAGGCGATTTGCGCTGGCGAACCGGGTTCAACAATATAGCCGGTATCCGCCAAAATTTCCGGAATGTCGCCCACATTGGTCGAAATCACTGGTTTACTCATGGCCATGCCATCGCTCAGTTTCAGGGGGAACTGTGCCCGCGCCGTTAAACTATCGCGCTGGGGGACAACTACGACGTGCGCGGCCATTACGACATGGGGCATTTCCTCAACTGGAAGGCGGGGAATTTTGATCATCCACTCACCATACCGCTGCTGTAATTTTTCGTCGTAGTCATCGTAGGGACTGCCACCGATAATTACGAGTTTTAGGTCTGGTTCGTTGATTTGCTGTAAGGCTTCGAGCACATCCTCCACCCCTTTGTGTGGGCGGGGGGCACCGGGAAACATCAGTACTCGGTAGTCCGATAGCCCGTACTTGGCGCGGGCCGCAACGGCATCATATTTACTCGGGTCGAATAAATCCGTATCTTTACCATTTGGGACGTATACACCACCGAACCGATCGTGGAGAAATTGGGTGTCGATCGTAATGCCGTCGGCCTTGTGCGTCCAGTTTTCGAGCCACTTAACGTATTGGACATGGTCGGGTTCGCGTAGCTGACCATTGGGTTTGAAGAGATCGCGGTAAAGCTGTTTGGGGGCGACTTGATAGTGCCAGTCATCGCCGCCGCACCAGCTCAATTCCCAGTCATCCATATCGAGCAATACCGGCTTACCCGTT harbors:
- a CDS encoding glycosyltransferase translates to QVLLQLGYAVEVVGFQFGAELYAMPPAGIQVTAIPGKPYPQFFGAAKTLLNHLNGDILYAVKPKPTSFGMGLIRRWQTGKPVLLDMDDWELSWCGGDDWHYQVAPKQLYRDLFKPNGQLREPDHVQYVKWLENWTHKADGITIDTQFLHDRFGGVYVPNGKDTDLFDPSKYDAVAARAKYGLSDYRVLMFPGAPRPHKGVEDVLEALQQINEPDLKLVIIGGSPYDDYDEKLQQRYGEWMIKIPRLPVEEMPHVVMAAHVVVVPQRDSLTARAQFPLKLSDGMAMSKPVISTNVGDIPEILADTGYIVEPGSPAQIASTIQYIFQHWNEAVEKGERSRQRCIQHYGVKSMGQGIQQVLDQVTTKAKPTTIAVQAG